A region of the Polaribacter sp. L3A8 genome:
TGCCATATATATTGGTATTGCAATTTGGTCTAGAGCAGGATCTACAAAAGAGTTTTATGTAGCAGGTGGTGGTGTTTCTCCCTTGGCTAATGGATTAGCTACTGCAGCAGATTGGATGTCTGCCGCTTCATTTATTTCTATGGCAGGACTCATTTCCTTTAATGGGTATGATGGTTCTGTTTATTTAATGGGTTGGACCGGTGGTTATGTTTTATTAGCTTTATTGCTAGCACCATATTTAAGAAAATTCGGAAAGTTTACAGTACCAGATTTTATAGGAGATCGCTATTATTCTAATGTTGCCAGAAGTGTTGCGGTATTTTGCGCGCTTTTAGTTTCTTTTACTTATGTAGCTGGTCAAATGAGAGGAGTTGGTTTGGTTTTTTCTAGATTTTTAGAGGTTGATATTAATACAGGAGTAATTATTGGGATGATAATTGTTCTTTTCTATGCTGTTTTAGGAGGAATGAAAGGGATAACCTATACACAAGTTGCTCAATATTGCGTGTTGATATTCGCTTTTATGGTTCCGGCAATTTACATTTCTATTCAAATGACAGGCAATCCAATTCCGCAATTAGGTTTTGGAGGAATGGATGAAAATGGCGTATATCTTTTAGATAAGTTAGATGGTTTGCATAAAGAATTAGGTTTTGCAGAATACACGTCGGGTAGTAAAAGTACGTTAGATGTTTTCTTAATTACAGCAGCTTTAATGTTTGGAACGGCAGGATTGCCACATGTTATTGTTCGTTTTTTTACGGTAAAAAAAGTGTCTGATGCTCGTAAATCTGCTGGTTGGGCATTGTTGTTAATTGCTATTTTGTATACTACCGCACCAGCTATTTCTGTTTTTTCTAGAACTAATTTAATAGAAACAGTTAGCAATAAAGAGTACGATAAGTTGCCAGAATGGTTTAATAATTGGGAAAAAACGGGACTTATAAAGTTTGATGATAAAAATAAGGATGGAAAGATTCAATATGTTGCAGATGAAACAATAAATGAATTAACAGTAGATAAGGATATAATGGTTTTAGCAAACCCAGAAATTGCAGGATTACCAAATTGGGTAATTGCATTGGTTGGAGCAGGTGGTTTAGCAGCAGCATTATCTACTGCAGCAGGTTTGTTATTGGTTATTTCTGCATCTGTTTCTCATGATTTAATTAAGAAAATGATCAATCCAAAAATATCAGAAAAAGGAGAATTACTTGCAGCAAGATTATCTGCTGTAGTGGCAGTTTGTGTTGCAGGTTATTTTGGCATAAATCCTCCAGATTTTGTCGCCGCCACGGTTGCATTGGCTTTTGGTTTAGCTGCTGCCTCGTTTTTTCCAGCAATAGTTTTGGGTATTTTTAGTAAAAGAATGAACAAAGAAGGTGCAATTTTAGGGATGTTGGTAGGTATTTTATTAATGTTGTTTTATATGATGAAGTTCAAATTCGATTGGTTTGGAGGGGGTACAAAAGAAGATTGGTGGTTTGGAATTTCTCCAGAAGGATTTGGTACAGTTGCAATGATGGCTAATTTTATTATTTCAGTGATTGTTTCTAGGTTTACACCAGAACCACCTAAAGATGTTGTGAAAATTGTAGAAAGTATTAGAATTCCGAGTGGAGCAGGAGATGCAACACATTAAAATAAAGTATTAGTAATTAATTGACTTCTTAAACTGTCTGTTAAAGTAACTGGTGTTATTAAAACCAGATTTAAAAACAATTTTAGACATTCTAAAATCTTTAGATTCTTTTATCAATTTCTTAGAAAACTTTATTTTTTCAGAATTTAAAAAATCAATAGGAGAAATACCTAAAGTATTTTTAAACTTTTTATGAAAGTGAGATTTATATTTACGCTAATAATTTTGTTTATTAAGTTTCGTCGTTGTTTTTTATAAGAACTAAGATCTATTTGAATATTGGAAAAGACACACTTAACAGATGATGTTACCTAAGGTAAAAGTGCACGTTTTTTTTTAGTAATAGCATTAAGACTTTATTTTTTTATCCGTTCTAGTGTACTTAAAGAAAAGGAATAACTATTTTTTTAAGGAAAGTAATTTAGCAGCATAAAATATGTTTTGCATATTAAATATTAAAAGCAGTAAAAAGAGATGTAATTTTTATTTTTTATGTTAAAAAAACACTTAAATAAATCTATTAGGCTTCTTAATGAGGAATATAATTTATATTTTTAGAAATAATTACAATTAACTACATACAACATGAGTAACTACCATATAAAACACTTAGAAGAATATTTTAAAGTCTATAGAAAATCGATAAGAGAACCAGAAAATTTTTGGGAAGAAATAGCTGAAGAGCATTTTTTATGGCGAAAAAAATGGGATAAAGTTTTAGATTGGGATTTTTCTAAGCCAGAAGTAAAATGGTTTCAAGGAGCCAAATTAAATATAACAGAGAATTGTATAGACAGACATTTAACAACTAGAGGAGATAAAACGGCAATTTTATTTGAACCAAATGATCCTAATGAAGCCGCAGAACATATTACTTATAATCAATTGCATGAAAGAGTAAATCAATTTGCAAATGTTTTAAAAGAACACGGCGTTAAAAAAGGAGATAGAGTTTGTATTTACGTCCCTATGATTCCAGAATTGGCAATTTCATTGCTGGCTTGTGCTAGAATTGGTGCTATTCATTCTGTAGTTTTTGCAGGTTTTTCTGCAACAGCATTATCAACAAGAATAAATGATTCTGATTGTAAAATGGTTATTACTGCAGATGGTTCTTTTAGAGGGAAAAAAGCGATCGATTTAAAAGGAATTGTAGATGAAGCTTTAGACAGTTGTCCTGGAGTAGAAAATGTGTTGGTTGCCAAAAGAACCCATGCAAATATCAATATGAAAGAAGGACGAGATAAATGGTTACAACCTTTATTAGACGACGCTTCTATAGAATGTAAAGCAGAAATAATGGATGCAGAAGATCCGTTGTTTATTTTATACACTTCTGGTTCTACGGGAAAACCGAAAGGAATGGTGCATACTACGGCGGGTTATATGGTGTACACTGCGTATACCTTTAAAAACGCTTTTCAATATAGAGAAAATGATGTGTATTGGTGTACTGCCGATATTGGTTGGATTACCGGACACTCGTATATTGTATATGGACCTTTGGCAAACGGAGCAACTACTGTTTTGTTTGAAGGTGTACCAAGTTATCCAGATTTTGGACGCTTTTGGGATATCATCGACAAACATAAAGTGAGTCAGTTTTATACGGCACCAACAGCAATTAGAGCTTTAGCAAAACACGGTACAGCGTTAATAGATACATACGATTTATCAAGCTTAAAAGTATTGGGTTCTGTTGGAGAACCAATTAATGAGGAAGCGTGGCACTGGTATAACGATAATGTAGGTAAAGGAAGAAGCCCTATTGTAGATTCTTGGTGGCAAACAGAAACTGGTGGAATTATGATTACTCCAATTCCGTATGTAACACCAACAAAACCAACCTATGCCACCTTGCCTTTTATTGGAATTCAACCTGCAATTATGGATGAAAACGGAGACGAATTAAAAGGAAATCAAGTAGAAGGAAGATTGTGTATAAAATACCCTTGGCCAAGTATTGCAAGAACCATTTGGGGCAATCATGAGCGATATAAAGAAACCTATTTTTCTGCGTTTGATAATATGTATTTTACAGGTGATGGAGCGCTTAGAGATGAGGTTGGGTATTACAGAATTACAGGTAGAGTAGATGATGTAATTATTGTTTCTGGTCATAATTTAGGAACCGCACCCATAGAAGACGCTATTAATGAGCATCCTGCAATTGCAGAAAGTGCCATTGTTGGTTTTCCACATGATATAAAAGGAAGTGCTTTATATGGATATATAACCTTAAAAGATGCAGGAGAATACAGAGATCATAACAATTTGCAAAAGGAAATCAATCAATTAATTACAGATAGAATTGGCCCAATTGCAAAATTAGATAAAATTCAGTTTACAGAAGGATTACCAAAAACACGTTCGGGGAAAATTATGAGACGTATTTTACGTAAAATTGCTTGCAACGAAATAGATAATTTAGGTGACACAAGTACTTTGTTAAATCCAGAAATTGTACAAACCATTATTGATAACAAATTATAATTTGTTCGATTTTTTTTGTTGATAAATGGAAAATCAAATCACGTTAGAAGATAAATTAAAAGAAAGAATTAAAGAGCTGACTTGTTTGTACCGAGTCAGCTCCTTAATTAGAGAGAGTGATTTTAATAATGTAGCAGTTTTATTAAAGGAAATTGCCATCAGTTTAAAGGAGGCAATTCGATTTCCAGAAGAAGCATTTGTAGAAATTAAAGTTGATGGTATTACCGTTGTTGCAGGCAAAAAAATAGAAGATGTTATTTTTATTATTTCTGCCATTAAAACATTTAGCCATATAAAAGGAGCTGTAACTGTTGGGTATTCTAAACAAAAATTTTCTGAAAACGCATTTTTAAAAGAAGAAAAATTATTGTTAAAGAAAATAGCCTTAGAAATTGGCGATTTTTTAGAAAGAGAACAAATAAAGGAAAAAGAAAAAATTGCTCAAAGTCAAATAGAAAGAGCGGGCAGGTTAACTATTTTAGGTCAAATTACTGCAGGAATTGCACATGAATTAAATACACCATTAGCCAATATTTTAGGATTTACAGAATTGCTAAAAGAGCGTTATAAAGAGGATGAAATAGGTAGTGAAGATTTAGAAAAAGTAATAAATAGTGCTATTTACTCTAGAGAAGTTGTAAAAAAATTAATGTTCTTTTCTTGTGAAATGCCACAACAAATGACATCAATAAATATCAATTTAATTATTGATGAATCCATACGTTTGTTAAACCCTAATTTTACGAAGAAAAATATAAGTTATACTATTTCTTTTTCTAGTGATGAGGTTTATTTAAAAGTTGATAAAATTCAGCTTACACAAGTAATCTTTAATTTGGTAATGAATGCTATTTATTTTTCGCCTGTAAATGGTGAAATTAATCTTGATGTTAAAGAGAAACGAAAAATAGTAGAAATTAAAATTTCTGATCAAGGAGAGGGAATCTCTAAAGAAAATTCAGAAAACATTTTTAATCCATTTTTTACAACCAAACCTGTTGGAGATGGTGCTGGTTTAGGATTAAGCGTTGTACATGGAATTATTAAAAGTCATAAAGGAGCGATAACACATGAACCAAATTCGCCAAAAGGCACTATTTTTGTTGTTCGCTTTCCTAAAAGTTAAAAGATGCTAAACAAAGAGAATATTTTAATTGTAGATGATGATATTCACATTCTAGAACTCATCCAAAGGCATTTACAATCCCTAAATTATCATACCTATAAAGCCATTTCTGTAAAAGAGGCCTTAGAAATTCTAAAAGATACTTCTATAGATTTATTAATTACAGACTTGCAAATGCCTAGTGTAGATGGTTTGGAGTTAATTAAGTATGTGTCTGAACATTATTCTAAAATGCCTAAGTTAGTCGTTACAGGTTTTCCGTCTATAAATGGTGCTTTAGAAGTGATGAAATCTGGTGCGGCAGATTATATTACCAAACCTTTTACAAAAGAAGAATTAAAAACGGCTATTTTTAAATCTTTAGCATCTAAACCTAAAAGGGATAAAATTACCAAAGTAAAAGAAGAAATTGTATCGAAACCCTATGGAGAATTAATAGGGACATCACCTGCAATGAAAAAAGTGACAGATGTAATTGAGCGTTTAAAAAATAACAAAGCAACTGTTTTTATCCATGGAGAAAGCGGAACCGGAAAAGAGTTGGTTGCGCGCTCTATACATTATATGGGTAAATTTTCTTCAGCACCATTTATTGTGGTAAACTGTGGAGCGATACCAGAAAACTTATTAGAATCAGAATTGTTTGGGTATGTAAAAGGAGCGTTTACAGGAGCAGATAAGGACAGAAAAGGTTTTTTTCAGGCAGCGAATAATGGTACTATTTTTTTAGATGAAATAGGGAATGCACCTTTATCAACGCAATTAAGATTATTACGTGTTTTACAAGAAAAAGAAGTGGTAAGAGTGGGAGCTCAAAAACCAGAAAAAATAGATGTTCGTGTAATTGCGGCAACCAACATCAACCTAAAAGAATTGATAAAAAAAGAGCGCTTTAGAGAAGATTTGTATT
Encoded here:
- a CDS encoding sigma-54-dependent transcriptional regulator is translated as MLNKENILIVDDDIHILELIQRHLQSLNYHTYKAISVKEALEILKDTSIDLLITDLQMPSVDGLELIKYVSEHYSKMPKLVVTGFPSINGALEVMKSGAADYITKPFTKEELKTAIFKSLASKPKRDKITKVKEEIVSKPYGELIGTSPAMKKVTDVIERLKNNKATVFIHGESGTGKELVARSIHYMGKFSSAPFIVVNCGAIPENLLESELFGYVKGAFTGADKDRKGFFQAANNGTIFLDEIGNAPLSTQLRLLRVLQEKEVVRVGAQKPEKIDVRVIAATNINLKELIKKERFREDLYYRLTVVQIEVPSLLERVTDLPLLVDKFLFKYGIEYKDRFLKMTPEALEVLKKYNWPGNIRELENVIQRAIIMCDKLVDVEHLPEHIKYQIDFSENQELLSLKEFEKTYILKVLQATNNNKTKAAEILQIDRKTLREKLK
- a CDS encoding sodium:solute symporter family protein, encoding MSIQVWTWILVGFTFAIYIGIAIWSRAGSTKEFYVAGGGVSPLANGLATAADWMSAASFISMAGLISFNGYDGSVYLMGWTGGYVLLALLLAPYLRKFGKFTVPDFIGDRYYSNVARSVAVFCALLVSFTYVAGQMRGVGLVFSRFLEVDINTGVIIGMIIVLFYAVLGGMKGITYTQVAQYCVLIFAFMVPAIYISIQMTGNPIPQLGFGGMDENGVYLLDKLDGLHKELGFAEYTSGSKSTLDVFLITAALMFGTAGLPHVIVRFFTVKKVSDARKSAGWALLLIAILYTTAPAISVFSRTNLIETVSNKEYDKLPEWFNNWEKTGLIKFDDKNKDGKIQYVADETINELTVDKDIMVLANPEIAGLPNWVIALVGAGGLAAALSTAAGLLLVISASVSHDLIKKMINPKISEKGELLAARLSAVVAVCVAGYFGINPPDFVAATVALAFGLAAASFFPAIVLGIFSKRMNKEGAILGMLVGILLMLFYMMKFKFDWFGGGTKEDWWFGISPEGFGTVAMMANFIISVIVSRFTPEPPKDVVKIVESIRIPSGAGDATH
- a CDS encoding sensor histidine kinase, giving the protein MENQITLEDKLKERIKELTCLYRVSSLIRESDFNNVAVLLKEIAISLKEAIRFPEEAFVEIKVDGITVVAGKKIEDVIFIISAIKTFSHIKGAVTVGYSKQKFSENAFLKEEKLLLKKIALEIGDFLEREQIKEKEKIAQSQIERAGRLTILGQITAGIAHELNTPLANILGFTELLKERYKEDEIGSEDLEKVINSAIYSREVVKKLMFFSCEMPQQMTSININLIIDESIRLLNPNFTKKNISYTISFSSDEVYLKVDKIQLTQVIFNLVMNAIYFSPVNGEINLDVKEKRKIVEIKISDQGEGISKENSENIFNPFFTTKPVGDGAGLGLSVVHGIIKSHKGAITHEPNSPKGTIFVVRFPKS
- the acs gene encoding acetate--CoA ligase, with amino-acid sequence MSNYHIKHLEEYFKVYRKSIREPENFWEEIAEEHFLWRKKWDKVLDWDFSKPEVKWFQGAKLNITENCIDRHLTTRGDKTAILFEPNDPNEAAEHITYNQLHERVNQFANVLKEHGVKKGDRVCIYVPMIPELAISLLACARIGAIHSVVFAGFSATALSTRINDSDCKMVITADGSFRGKKAIDLKGIVDEALDSCPGVENVLVAKRTHANINMKEGRDKWLQPLLDDASIECKAEIMDAEDPLFILYTSGSTGKPKGMVHTTAGYMVYTAYTFKNAFQYRENDVYWCTADIGWITGHSYIVYGPLANGATTVLFEGVPSYPDFGRFWDIIDKHKVSQFYTAPTAIRALAKHGTALIDTYDLSSLKVLGSVGEPINEEAWHWYNDNVGKGRSPIVDSWWQTETGGIMITPIPYVTPTKPTYATLPFIGIQPAIMDENGDELKGNQVEGRLCIKYPWPSIARTIWGNHERYKETYFSAFDNMYFTGDGALRDEVGYYRITGRVDDVIIVSGHNLGTAPIEDAINEHPAIAESAIVGFPHDIKGSALYGYITLKDAGEYRDHNNLQKEINQLITDRIGPIAKLDKIQFTEGLPKTRSGKIMRRILRKIACNEIDNLGDTSTLLNPEIVQTIIDNKL